The stretch of DNA AAGCGCATCCTCTTCACCAGGCAAGATGGAGTCAAACTCTCTTTTAAATTTCTCACTCCCATCTTTATCAGACTCAAATTCCATATCAAGAGGCGCTTTAAACAGCTTAATCTCACTCATAATACGCTAATCCAAACAAAGATAAAAAATAAAATTCCCAAATAGCCATTTAACGTAAAAAATGCTCTATCTATCTTGCTAAAGTCGCGTCTTACGATTCTATGCTCAAAAAATAAGATCACACCACTTACTAAAATTCCAAAAAATGCCATCGCTCCAAGCCCAGCTGCCCAAGCAAAAAGTAGCCAAAATATAAAAGCTAAAGCGTGAAAAATAGCCGACAGAAATAGCGTAGCCTTGTCGCCGTAAATAGCTGGTATGCTAAAGAGCTTGTTTTCTTTATCAAATTTCATATCCTGAAGTGAGTAAAGCAAGTCAAATCCAGCTACCCAAAATGTCACACCAAGGCAAAGTAGCACACTCCAAAGCGGTATAGCAGCGCTCACTGCGACCACGCCAGCGATGGGAGCAAGACCTAGGCTAAGGCCAAGCACTAGGTGTGCTAGCTCGCTAAAGCGTTTAAATAGCGAATATCCACCAAGAACAGCTAAAATAGGAAAACTTAGCCAAAATGCGAGCGAATTTATAAAATAAGCACATACGATAAAAACAAACGTATTTGCTGCGATGAAAAGCTGCATATTGCTCCTGCCAATACGACCATCAACGCTTGGACGGCTTGCAGTTCGCGGATTTAACTTATCGATATCTTCATCTTTGTATCTATTAAAAGCCATAGCAAAATTTCTAGCACTAACAGCGCAAAAAATACCTAAAATAAGCAGTTTAAAGCCAAACCAAGCCGAGCCACTTTCTATCTTGCTAGCAACTATCATCGCAACAAAAATAAAAGGCAAAGCAAAAACAGAATGCTTAAAAACGATAAGTTCAGCAATAATTTTTAATTTTTCTATCATTTGATAAATTTCCATTTTCTTTAAAAATGGTTGATTTTACACCATTTTGCTTTAAATTTGAATTTATATTATCATTACAAGATTAATTTAAAACAAAGGGTTATTATGGGCAAAGTAGCGATTATTGGAGATAGTTT from Campylobacter concisus encodes:
- the mqnP gene encoding menaquinone biosynthesis prenyltransferase MqnP codes for the protein MIEKLKIIAELIVFKHSVFALPFIFVAMIVASKIESGSAWFGFKLLILGIFCAVSARNFAMAFNRYKDEDIDKLNPRTASRPSVDGRIGRSNMQLFIAANTFVFIVCAYFINSLAFWLSFPILAVLGGYSLFKRFSELAHLVLGLSLGLAPIAGVVAVSAAIPLWSVLLCLGVTFWVAGFDLLYSLQDMKFDKENKLFSIPAIYGDKATLFLSAIFHALAFIFWLLFAWAAGLGAMAFFGILVSGVILFFEHRIVRRDFSKIDRAFFTLNGYLGILFFIFVWISVL